From the Bactrocera dorsalis isolate Fly_Bdor unplaced genomic scaffold, ASM2337382v1 BdCtg130, whole genome shotgun sequence genome, one window contains:
- the LOC105225294 gene encoding uncharacterized protein LOC105225294 yields MSGSDCLDVQFSAKCSLKTSDSDNKHLECVPLLLMDVKHCSASSPTLFEAFDAKVFFRTIMVHARIVGKMVPTKNNGHYKFEIDDNTSILPLFIPKKEADILELQRLRNEVFIRKSIKENTDILTALEKLLNKTRKQLDPSRIAVGNKVFVFGRPNLFRGQVGVFGFSWDIDTGCDRTMELAFKDEIIDWYMKIYKTSKR; encoded by the coding sequence ATGAGCGGCAGTGATTGTTTGGATGTGCAATTTTCTGCGAAATGCAGTTTAAAAACATCTGATAGTGATAATAAGCACCTAGAATGTGTGCCACTGCTTTTGATGGACGTCAAACATTGCAGCGCTTCTTCGCCAACACTTTTTGAAGCATTTGATGCCAAAGTGTTTTTTCGAACAATTATGGTACATGCACGCATAGTGGGTAAAATGGTTCCGACTAAAAATAATGGTcactataaatttgaaattgatgACAACACATCAATTTTGCCTTTGTTTATTCCGAAAAAAGAAGCCGATATTCTCGAATTACAACGCTTGCGAAATGAAGTGTTTATAAGAAAGTCAATTAAGGAGAATACAGATATTTTAACTGCATTAGAGAAGCTGCTGAACAAAACTAGAAAACAACTAGACCCATCACGAATTGCCGTAGGTAACAAAGTATTTGTCTTCGGTAGGCCAAATTTGTTTCGTGGCCAAGTGGGCGTATTCGGCTTTAGTTGGGACATCGACACGGGTTGCGATAGAACAATGGAATTGGCTTTCAAGGACGAAA